In a single window of the Streptomyces sp. NBC_00353 genome:
- a CDS encoding DNA polymerase IV encodes MRAAPTILHLDMDAFYASAEQAAKPSLRGKPVVVGGLGPRGVVATASYEARRFGVHSAMPTAQARRLAPNAAYLVPRFLLYRTVSDQVMELLGRLSPLVEPLSLDEAFVDLEAGGVADDSASARAVGEQLRDAIRAVTGLTGSVGLAGSKMLAKIASEEAKPNGLLLIEPGTERELLAPMSVRILPGVGPATGDHLRRAGMTTVDDLAEAGEAELVRLLGKAHGVSLHRMALGYDNRPVVAERDAKSVSVEDTFDMDLHDRVRVRTEVDRLADRCVQRLRAAERSGRTVVLKVRRYDFSTLTRSETLRGPTDDPAVVREAAARLLEAVDTTGGVRLLGVGVTGLADYTQEDLFAQAAGERAAPDDPAAEDLGPGEHGDESAAGAPEQETPEQLAARRWPAGHDVRHDTYGHGWVQGSGVGRVTVRFEEPESPPGRVRTFRIDDPNLRPADPLPLVRDPVDYSSWPASLPKSRSGPGSSGGESRP; translated from the coding sequence GTGAGAGCCGCGCCCACCATCCTCCATCTCGACATGGATGCCTTCTACGCCTCTGCGGAGCAGGCGGCGAAGCCCAGCCTGCGCGGCAAGCCGGTCGTGGTGGGCGGCCTGGGGCCGCGCGGGGTCGTCGCCACCGCGTCGTACGAGGCCCGGCGGTTCGGGGTGCACTCGGCGATGCCGACGGCCCAGGCCCGGCGCCTGGCACCCAACGCCGCCTACCTGGTGCCACGCTTCCTGCTGTACCGGACGGTGAGCGACCAGGTGATGGAGCTGCTCGGGCGGCTCTCACCCCTGGTGGAGCCGCTCAGCCTGGACGAGGCCTTTGTCGATCTGGAGGCCGGCGGCGTGGCCGACGACTCGGCCTCGGCGCGGGCCGTCGGTGAACAGTTGCGTGACGCCATCAGAGCCGTCACCGGCCTCACCGGCTCGGTGGGCCTCGCGGGCTCGAAGATGCTGGCCAAGATTGCCTCGGAGGAGGCCAAGCCGAACGGGCTGCTGCTCATCGAGCCGGGCACCGAGCGAGAGCTGCTCGCGCCCATGTCCGTGCGGATCCTGCCCGGCGTCGGACCGGCCACCGGGGATCACCTGCGACGCGCCGGGATGACCACGGTCGACGACCTGGCCGAGGCGGGTGAGGCGGAGCTCGTACGGCTGCTCGGCAAGGCCCACGGCGTCTCACTGCACCGCATGGCCCTCGGGTACGACAACCGGCCCGTCGTCGCGGAGCGCGACGCGAAGTCGGTCTCGGTCGAGGACACCTTCGACATGGACCTGCACGACCGGGTCCGGGTCAGGACGGAGGTCGACCGGCTGGCCGACCGGTGTGTCCAGCGGCTGCGGGCCGCGGAGCGGTCGGGACGGACCGTGGTGCTGAAGGTCCGCAGGTACGACTTCTCGACGCTCACGCGGTCCGAGACACTGCGGGGGCCCACGGACGACCCCGCGGTGGTCAGAGAGGCGGCTGCGCGGCTCCTGGAGGCCGTGGACACCACCGGAGGCGTACGGCTCCTCGGAGTGGGCGTCACGGGGCTCGCCGACTACACCCAGGAAGATCTCTTCGCGCAGGCGGCCGGTGAGCGGGCCGCGCCCGACGACCCGGCCGCCGAGGACCTGGGCCCCGGCGAGCACGGGGACGAGTCGGCGGCCGGTGCACCGGAGCAGGAGACCCCCGAGCAGCTCGCGGCCCGGCGGTGGCCCGCCGGGCACGACGTACGCCATGACACCTATGGCCACGGGTGGGTGCAGGGCAGCGGGGTGGGCCGGGTGACGGTGCGGTTCGAGGAACCCGAGTCGCCGCCCGGCCGGGTGCGCACGTTCCGTATCGACGATCCGAATCTGCGGCCCGCGGACCCGCTGCCACTGGTGCGCGACCCCGTGGACTACTCGTCCTGGCCGGCCAGCCTGCCGAAGTCGCGGTCCGGTCCCGGCTCCTCGGGCGGCGAGTCCAGACCGTAG